The Stenotrophomonas maltophilia sequence GCGCACGCGTGCTTCTTCCTGCTTCAGGCGCTCGGTCTCGATGCGCTCTTCCTTCTCGCGCTGGGCGCGGATGGCATAGGCCTTGGCCAGATCCATCTCTTCGGCGCTGCGCGGCTTGCGCGGGCCCTGCGGGCCCGGGCCACGCAACTGGCCGGGCTTGCCCGGGCCACCCGACTTGCCGGGGCCATGCCCACGGCGCTCGCCAGGCTTGTGCTCGCCCCGGCCTGCGCCCTGCGGCTTTCCATTGCCATTGCCATTGCCACCCTTGCCCTGCGGGCGGCCATCACGGCGGGGGCCATCATTCTTGCGCTCGGGCTTGGGCGCCGGCTTGAAGCCCAGGCCCATCAGCTGGTCGCGGAGGGTATCGCTCATAGGATTCGGATCAGTAGTGCGGCGGCGGCGGTTCGCTCGCCGGATCGGAAGAATTCAGTGCGTTGCGGACCTTGCCCAGGTCCTCCAGCAGCACGCGCAGCACGTCGGCGTTGCGCATGCCCTGCATGCGCGCATCGGCCAGCGCATCGCTCAATTCGGCAAGCGCCTGTTCCTGGAAGGACACGCGCATTTCCAGTTCGACCAGGCGCGCTTCCAGCGCCTGCTCGCGCTCGGTCGGCAGCAGGTCAGACATGCAACGAACGCCCCCGGCCAATGCCGTAGTACGCCAGGCCAGCAGCTTCCACTTCGGCCGGATCGTACAGATTGCGCCCGTCGAACACCGCCGCGTCCTTCAGCTGCTCGCGCAGCTTCTGGAAATCGGGGCTGCGGAACTGCTTCCACTCGGTAACCACCACCAGCGCGTCGGCCCCTTCGAGGGCTTCATCGGCGCTGTTGCAGAACACCAGGTCATCGCGCTCGCCGAAGATGCGCTGCGATTCATGCATCGCTTCCGGGTCGTAGGCACGCACCGTGGCACCGCCTTCCCACAGCTGGGCCAGCAGGCGACGGCTGGAGGCTTCACGCATGTCGTCGGTGTTCGGCTTGAATGCCAGGCCCCACACGGCAAACGTCCTGCCGCGCACGCCTTCGTCCTCGCCCTTGTCGTAATGACGCTGGATGAGGGCGAACAGGTGGCCCTTCTGCGCATCATTGACCGCTTCCACCGCGTTCAACAGCTTCGGCTCAAGACCATGCTGCTGCGCGGTTCGGGCCAGCGCCTGCACGTCCTTGGGGAAGCAGGATCCACCGTAACCGGCACCCGGATAGATGAAGTGCCAGCCGATGCGTGGGTCCGAACCGATACCCTGGCGGACCTGCTCGACGTCGGCACCGACACGCTCGGCGATGTTGGCGATTTCGTTCATGAACGAAATCTTGGTCGCCAGCATCGCGTTCGCCGCGTACTTGGTCAGCTCGGCCGAGCGCACGTCCATTTCCACCACGCGGTCGTGATTGCGGTTGAACGGCGCATACAGGCGGCGCA is a genomic window containing:
- a CDS encoding UDP-glucose dehydrogenase family protein, which codes for MRVAIFGTGYVGLVTGTCLADVGHQVVCVDIDQAKVDGLNQGIIPIYEPGLEPMVKANHAALRLAFTTDAASAIAHGQVVFIAVGTPPDEDGSADLQYVLAVARTIGRHMSVPTVVVNKSTVPVGTADKVRAAIAEELAARGADIAFDVVSNPEFLKEGDAVADCMRPDRIIIGATSEESVAVMRRLYAPFNRNHDRVVEMDVRSAELTKYAANAMLATKISFMNEIANIAERVGADVEQVRQGIGSDPRIGWHFIYPGAGYGGSCFPKDVQALARTAQQHGLEPKLLNAVEAVNDAQKGHLFALIQRHYDKGEDEGVRGRTFAVWGLAFKPNTDDMREASSRRLLAQLWEGGATVRAYDPEAMHESQRIFGERDDLVFCNSADEALEGADALVVVTEWKQFRSPDFQKLREQLKDAAVFDGRNLYDPAEVEAAGLAYYGIGRGRSLHV
- a CDS encoding SlyX family protein, with translation MSDLLPTEREQALEARLVELEMRVSFQEQALAELSDALADARMQGMRNADVLRVLLEDLGKVRNALNSSDPASEPPPPHY
- a CDS encoding DUF2058 domain-containing protein — encoded protein: MSDTLRDQLMGLGFKPAPKPERKNDGPRRDGRPQGKGGNGNGNGKPQGAGRGEHKPGERRGHGPGKSGGPGKPGQLRGPGPQGPRKPRSAEEMDLAKAYAIRAQREKEERIETERLKQEEARVRREAKAKLEELLKDKSLNAEAADIARHFPYGGKIKRIYVTAEQLTALNAGELGVVQLNGRYLLVTAEVLAQSEAVFAASVALKVDPNAPAEEDPYADPQYQVPDDLVW